A genome region from Arachis duranensis cultivar V14167 chromosome 6, aradu.V14167.gnm2.J7QH, whole genome shotgun sequence includes the following:
- the LOC107492957 gene encoding pentatricopeptide repeat-containing protein At2g26790, mitochondrial-like — MVHLVCVSPVRLSSSSSRPRPGVAHRRCCLALASLCFALLGQLGFSLLCPRSASDSAGQWLRFKFPITKFTHSSKFKFKFASTAALAHFNDSHNDFSESEHSSSSSSSSYCSSNNITNDNIKEESFHIVKSLQNNPSLAFSFFTQLKQQQFVGFPENISTYAAIIRIFCYWGLNRRLTFVFLDLIALSKQHPSFEIHDLFELLLDDGGVNGGNHNYMLRAIDAYVKACIVLKMFDEAIDFLSPTRRHSVVPNILTCNFLINRLVENGKVDMALAIYNQLKRLGLCPNHYTYAIVIKAFCKKCELEKAVYVFKEMEEARVRPDSYCYTAYIEGLCNNMSEMKLVGAEIMFSNMIKKGMVCQHVYSALTYGYCKSHKLSKALDLYEDMRSRGMFLDEVAYNIVFSALCKLGEVDDALDMVEDMKAKRMVLDIKHYTTLINGCFLRRQLVDAFAMIREMKEKGLKADIVTYNVIAAGLSRIGWAQDAVDLLDEMETQGVKPNSITHKRIIEGLCSAGKVVEAETFYQVGR, encoded by the exons ATGGTTCACCTGGTCTGTGTCTCGCCTGTGCGTCTCTCGTCCTCATCGTCGCGCCCTCGTCCGGGAGTAGCTCACCGTCGCTGCTGCCTCGCCCTCGCTAGTCTCTGCTTCGCCTTGCTTGGACAGCTTGGTTTCTCTCTTCTCTGCCCGCGTTCTGCATCAGATTCAGCCGGTCAg TGGCTTCGCTTCAAGTTCCCCATCACCAAGTTCACTCACAGCTCCAAGTTCAAATTCAAGTTTGCTTCAACTGCTGCACTTGCACACTTCAACGATTCACACAACGATTTCAGTGAAAGTGAGCATTCTTCTtcgtcatcatcttcttcttattgTAGCAGCAATAACATCACCAACGACAACATAAAAGAAGAAAGTTTTCACATTGTGAAAAGTTTGCAGAACAATCCTTCTCTTGCTTTTTCATTCTTCACTCAACTGAAGCAACAACAATTTGTGGGGTTCCCTGAGAACATTTCAACCTATGCAGCAATCATCAGGATTTTCTGCTACTGGGGCTTGAATAGAAGGTTGACTTTCGTGTTCCTTGATCTTATTGCACTGTCTAAACAGCACCCTTCATTTGAAATCCATGACTTGTTTGAGTTACTATTGGATGATGGTGGTGTTAATGGTGGGAATCACAATTACATGCTTAGAGCAATTGATGCGTATGTTAAAGCTTGTATTGTTCTTAAAATGTTTGACGAGGCCATTGATTTCTTGTCCCCAACTAGGAGGCACAGTGTTGTGCCGAATATCCTTACTTGTAACTTTCTTATAAATAGGTTGGTTGAGAATGGTAAGGTTGATATGGCGTTGGCAATTTATAATCAACTCAAGAGACTTGGTTTGTGTCCTAACCATTACACTTATGCTATTGTGATAAAGGCATTCTGTAAGAAGTGTGAACTGGAAAAGGCAGTTTATGTGTTCAAGGAGATGGAAGAAGCCAGGGTAAGGCCTGATTCGTATTGTTACACGGCTTATATTGAGGGGCTTTGCAACAATATGAG TGAGATGAAGTTGGTTGGAGCTGAGATTATGTTTTCAAATATGATAAAGAAGGGGATGGTTTGTCAGCATGTTTATTCAGCATTGACCTATGGGTACTGTAAAAGTCATAAACTGTCAAAAGCTTTAGACCTATATGAAGACATGCGTTCAAGAG GCATGTTTCTTGATGAGGTGGCCTACAACATTGTATTCAGCGCTTTGTGTAAGTTGGGGGAAGTGGACGATGCATTGGACATGGTGGAAGACATGAAAGCTAAGCGTATGGTTTTAGATATTAAGCACTATACAACCCTTATAAATGGATGCTTCCTTCGACGTCAACTTGTTGATGCCTTTGCTATGATCAGAGAAATGAAAGAGAAAGGTTTGAAGGCTGATATTGTCACATATAATGTTATTGCCGCTGGTTTGTCTAGAATTGGCTGGGCTCAGGATGCAGTTGACCTTTTGGACGAAATGGAGACTCAAGGTGTGAAGCCAAACTCCATTACACACAAGAGGATCATCGAAGGTTTATGTTCAGCGGGGAAGGTAGTGGAAGCCGAGACATTTTATCAGGTTGGAAGATAG
- the LOC110272388 gene encoding pentatricopeptide repeat-containing protein At2g26790, mitochondrial-like, with translation MVNGYCEANLIKKSYELFLILSNQGNISKGSCFKLLDKLCKADGIQEAIMLLDTVMALNVGLGKIMYYKAIAAMCQDGKLEYARSLFHLFIKKGFTPDLITYTIMINTYCRINYLQKAHELFEDMKRKGIKPDVVTYTVILDGNLKANLRRHFLSPSGKRTWDVTSLWREMQQMEITQDVVSYTVLIDGQIRAANFQDAISLFDEMVDRGIQPDTVTYSAMISGFCIRGNMEKDDTLLKEMSSKGMTPDSDLISAFKRGIMKARKDKWKTLVHTAKISPQQRRGEPVPQDLLNRVLTAHAYWCHHQAKQHGHGKNRALTMKTPEASAGELSVGAVLVIM, from the exons ATGGTGAATGGCTACTGTGAAGCAAACCTTATCAAAAAATCCTATGAACTATTCCTTATTCTGTCAAACCAAGGAAATATTTCTAAAGGTTCCTGTTTTAAGCTACTTGATAAACTCTGCAAGGCAGATGGCATCCAAGAAGCTATTATGCTTTTAGACACAGTgatggctcttaacgtgggacTTGGCAAAATAATGTATTATAAAGCAATAGCTGCTATGTGCCAAGATGGGAAATTGGAATATGCTCGTTCTTTGTTTCATTTATTCATCAAGAAAGGATTTACGCCTGATTTAATAACTTACACAATTATGATAAATACATATTGTAGGATTAACTACTTGCAAAAGGCCCATGAACTCTTTGAGGATATGAAGAGAAAAGGGATAAAACCTGATGTCGTTACGTATACAGTTATACTTGATGGGAACTTGAAAGCAAATTTAAGAAGGCATTTCTTGTCTCCAAGTGGAAAAAGAACATGGGACGTTACTTCCCTCTGGAGAGAGATGCAGCAAATGGAAATAACTCAAGATGTTGTTAGTTACACTGTTTTGATTGATGGTCAAATAAGGGCGGCTAACTTTCAAGATGCTATTAGCCTCTTCGATGAAATGGTTGACAGAGGAATACAACCAGATACTGTAACATATAGTGCTATGATTTCTGGGTTTTGTATCCGAGGGAACATGGAGAAAGATGATACCCTGCTTAAGGAAATGTCTTCCAAAGGAATGACACCAGACTCTGATCTCATCTCGGCTTTTAAACGTGGTATTATGAAAGCTAGAAAG GATAAATGGAAAACATTAGTGCACACTGCGAAAATTTCGCCTCAACAAAGGAGAGGAGAGCCAGTTCCCCAGGATCTGTTGAATAGGGTTTTGACTGCACATGCTTACTGGTGTCACCACCAAGCCAAGCAGCATGGGCATGGCAAGAACCGGGCTCTTACCATGAAGACTCCAGAAGCTTCTGCTGGAGAACTCAGTGTTGGTGCCGTCCTTGTGATTatgtag